The genome window TATTTCTTTTTATCCATTGCAGCTTTTTCATTTTACACATAATTTGAAGGAAGAGAATGTGAACTTTTTGTTAATTTATATGGAGATTGATTATGGCTATGTTTGAGCTAAATGAGACACACAAGCAATTGTTTGATATGGCTAAAGATTTTTCAAATAAAGAGGTATGGCCAAAAGCAAAAGAATTAGATGAAACGGCTAAATTTCCTATTGAATTACTAAAAAAAGCACATGAATTAGGATTATTAAATGCTTTTGTGCCAGAAGAAGTGGGGGGATTAGGTTTAGGAACTTTTGAACATTGCTTAATTTCTGAAGCTCTTGCAATGGGATGCGCGGGTTTTTGTACTGCTGCATTAGCAAATGATCTTGCAGCTGTTCCTGTAATTCTATCCGAAAATAAAACTGTTTGGAAAGATTTATTAGCTCCTATGGTCGAAGAATGTCTCATGGCTTCTTATTGCGTGACGGAGCCTGGGGCAGGAAGTGATGTAGCAGGAATTAAAACAACAGCAAAAAAAGTAAAAGATAAATATGTTATAAATGGTTCAAAAATGTGGATTACTAATGCAAATTATGCAAACTGGTTTTTTGTGTTGGCAAAAACAGATCCCTCTGCAGGACATAAAGGAATGACTGGTTTTGCAGTTCCGGCGAAGACTCCAGGTATTACAATTGGGAGAAAAGAAGACAACATGGGTCAGCGTTGTAGTGATACTCGTGGTGTTACTTTTGATAATGTAGAAGTCCCAGAAGCTTATTTATTAGGTAAAGAGGGTGATG of Pigmentibacter sp. JX0631 contains these proteins:
- a CDS encoding acyl-CoA dehydrogenase family protein, translating into MAMFELNETHKQLFDMAKDFSNKEVWPKAKELDETAKFPIELLKKAHELGLLNAFVPEEVGGLGLGTFEHCLISEALAMGCAGFCTAALANDLAAVPVILSENKTVWKDLLAPMVEECLMASYCVTEPGAGSDVAGIKTTAKKVKDKYVINGSKMWITNANYANWFFVLAKTDPSAGHKGMTGFAVPAKTPGITIGRKEDNMGQRCSDTRGVTFDNVEVPEAYLLGKEGDGFKLAMGAFDRTRPAVAAECVGLSQRAMQCAIDYAKQRTAFGKSIADYQGVSFLIAEMARDIEASRLLVWKAACEVDEGRKNTYFASIAKMFAADACMKITTDAVQVFGGYGYNKEYPVEMLMRDAKIFQIYEGTSQIQRMIVGRMLLGH